The following proteins are encoded in a genomic region of Stutzerimonas balearica DSM 6083:
- a CDS encoding antibiotic biosynthesis monooxygenase family protein produces MTLPPLAETPAPPYYAVIFTSHRHEVDDGYAQMAERMLELARCQPGFLGVESARDGLGITVSYWADLDSIRQWRAQVEHRQAQRLGRERWYSAFRVRIACVEREYGLP; encoded by the coding sequence ATGACCTTGCCGCCCCTTGCCGAAACACCTGCCCCGCCCTACTACGCCGTGATTTTCACTTCGCATCGCCACGAGGTCGACGACGGCTACGCCCAGATGGCCGAGCGAATGCTCGAACTGGCCCGTTGCCAGCCCGGCTTTCTTGGCGTGGAGTCAGCCAGGGACGGCCTGGGGATCACCGTGTCGTACTGGGCTGACCTGGACTCGATCCGGCAATGGCGGGCGCAGGTCGAGCATCGGCAGGCGCAACGGCTGGGCCGCGAGCGCTGGTACTCGGCCTTCCGGGTGCGCATCGCCTGCGTCGAGCGCGAGTACGGCCTGCCCTAG
- a CDS encoding LysE family translocator, with the protein MLSLEFLLTSLVVVLIPGAGVIYTVSTALIHGRRAGVIAALGCTAGIVPHLLATILGLAAVLHASALAFQGLKYAGVAYLFYLAYATWRDRSAFAVETGAVRCSAAGLIAKAFLLNILNPKLTIFFLAFLPQFIQPGAGDPLRPLLILSATFMGMTFAVFVLYGLLAHLFRTAVIESTRVQTWLRRGFAASFAGLGANLALADR; encoded by the coding sequence ATGCTCAGCCTCGAGTTCCTGCTCACCTCGCTGGTGGTGGTGCTGATCCCGGGCGCCGGGGTGATCTACACCGTCTCCACGGCACTGATCCACGGCCGCCGGGCAGGCGTGATCGCCGCGCTGGGCTGCACGGCCGGCATCGTGCCGCACCTGCTGGCGACCATCCTGGGCCTGGCTGCGGTGCTGCATGCCAGCGCCCTGGCCTTCCAGGGGCTGAAATACGCGGGCGTCGCCTACCTGTTCTATCTGGCCTATGCCACTTGGCGCGACCGCTCGGCCTTTGCGGTCGAGACGGGCGCGGTGCGGTGCAGCGCGGCGGGCCTGATCGCCAAGGCGTTCCTGCTCAATATCCTGAATCCCAAGCTGACGATCTTCTTTCTGGCCTTCCTGCCGCAGTTCATCCAGCCCGGCGCCGGCGACCCGCTGCGGCCGTTGCTGATCCTGAGCGCGACCTTCATGGGCATGACCTTTGCGGTCTTCGTGCTCTATGGCCTGCTGGCGCACCTGTTCCGCACCGCGGTGATCGAATCGACACGCGTGCAGACCTGGTTGCGTCGCGGCTTCGCGGCATCCTTCGCCGGCCTGGGCGCGAACCTCGCCCTGGCGGATCGCTGA
- a CDS encoding DMT family transporter, translated as MKTIKTTWAAYGSTALFVLLWGSGAISSRWALDHSSAFAILTLRFALALVALLAIAALRRQFLPQPDSRRQVLVSGLALIGGYSICYFLALENGVTPGVLATVLGVQPILTLVLVERHFSAARLSGLLLALGGLALVVQQGLSGAGFSALGMLFALLALGCVTFGAILQKRIGQAPQQVLPLQYMASLLLCLLFVPFRPFEVDWVAGFVLPWLWLGLVISVGAQLLLYRLIQAGNLVNVTGLFYLVPVVTALLDHLLLGNALPLPGWIGMAIIFAGLGLAFRQR; from the coding sequence ATGAAAACCATCAAGACTACGTGGGCCGCGTACGGCTCGACCGCGCTGTTCGTCCTGCTCTGGGGCAGCGGCGCAATCTCTTCACGCTGGGCGCTGGACCACAGTTCCGCCTTTGCCATCCTCACCCTGCGCTTCGCCCTGGCGCTGGTCGCCCTGCTGGCGATCGCCGCGCTGCGACGACAGTTCCTGCCGCAACCGGATAGTCGCCGGCAGGTCCTGGTTTCCGGGCTGGCCCTGATCGGCGGTTATTCGATCTGTTACTTCCTTGCCCTGGAGAACGGCGTGACGCCCGGCGTGCTGGCCACGGTTCTCGGCGTGCAGCCGATCCTGACGCTGGTACTCGTCGAGCGGCACTTCAGTGCGGCGCGTCTCTCCGGCCTGTTGCTGGCGCTGGGTGGGCTGGCGCTGGTGGTGCAGCAGGGCCTGAGCGGCGCAGGCTTCTCTGCCCTCGGCATGCTGTTCGCGCTGCTCGCGCTGGGCTGCGTGACCTTTGGCGCCATCCTGCAGAAGCGCATCGGCCAGGCCCCGCAGCAGGTATTGCCGCTGCAGTACATGGCCAGCCTGCTGCTGTGCCTGCTGTTCGTCCCGTTCAGGCCGTTCGAGGTCGACTGGGTGGCAGGTTTCGTCCTGCCGTGGCTGTGGTTGGGCCTGGTGATCTCGGTTGGCGCGCAGCTGTTGCTGTACCGATTGATCCAGGCCGGCAACCTGGTCAACGTGACAGGTCTCTTCTACCTTGTGCCGGTCGTGACCGCTCTGCTCGACCATCTATTGCTCGGCAACGCCTTGCCGCTGCCGGGCTGGATCGGCATGGCGATCATCTTCGCCGGGCTCGGCCTGGCCTTTCGGCAGCGCTAG
- a CDS encoding DUF523 domain-containing protein — protein MKKVLVSSCLLGCKVRYNAGALNLPAPALEWLETHVELVAFCPEVAAGLPTPRPPAEIRSASGQDVLAGRDRVMDISGQDVTDAFLDGARQALARCMAEGIRHAILTESSPSCGSSSIYDGTFSGIRKAGMGVTAALLSANGIRVYSQHELDRLIRELG, from the coding sequence ATGAAAAAGGTGCTGGTCAGCTCATGTCTGCTGGGCTGCAAGGTTCGTTACAACGCGGGCGCCCTGAACCTGCCCGCCCCGGCGCTGGAGTGGCTCGAAACGCATGTCGAGCTGGTCGCCTTCTGCCCGGAAGTGGCTGCCGGGCTGCCGACCCCACGCCCACCCGCGGAAATTCGCTCGGCCAGTGGCCAGGACGTGCTCGCCGGACGCGACAGGGTGATGGACATCAGCGGCCAGGATGTCACCGACGCCTTTCTGGACGGTGCCCGCCAGGCCCTGGCCCGCTGCATGGCCGAAGGCATCCGCCATGCCATCCTGACCGAGTCCAGCCCCTCCTGCGGCAGCTCCAGCATCTACGACGGCACCTTCAGCGGTATCCGCAAGGCCGGCATGGGGGTGACCGCGGCCCTGCTGAGCGCCAATGGCATTCGGGTATACAGCCAGCACGAGCTCGACCGGCTGATCCGCGAGCTGGGGTGA
- the egtD gene encoding L-histidine N(alpha)-methyltransferase: MALAIRFHDQLASSSHSCLRDDALAGFAATPKWASPKYFYDRRGSELFEQITEQPEYYPTRTEERILREAAGEIAAIAGPEADLIEFGSGASRKVRLLLEAMRPASYLGIDISEDFLRSSTQKLAADYSWLDVHALCADFSDELHLPEGFDSSCPLAFFPGSSIGNFTPTQAQQFLTRLHSLLPVGGGLLVGVDLVKDKAVLEAAYNDAAGVTAAFNLNLLERIRRELDSDIDPARFSHKAIFNEGQSRIEMHLVSREAQQVTIEGRRFRFAKGETLHTENSYKYSLQSFAALARSAGYTSLAQWTDADRLFSVHYLQRTA; encoded by the coding sequence ATGGCCCTCGCCATTCGCTTTCACGACCAGCTCGCCAGCTCCAGCCATTCCTGCCTGCGCGACGATGCCCTCGCCGGCTTCGCCGCCACACCCAAGTGGGCCTCGCCGAAATACTTCTACGACCGCCGCGGCTCGGAACTCTTCGAGCAGATCACCGAGCAGCCGGAGTACTACCCGACGCGCACCGAGGAACGCATCCTGCGCGAAGCGGCCGGCGAGATCGCCGCGATCGCCGGGCCCGAGGCCGACCTTATCGAATTCGGCAGCGGCGCCAGCCGCAAGGTGCGCCTGCTGCTCGAGGCCATGCGCCCGGCCAGCTACCTGGGCATCGACATCTCCGAGGACTTCCTGCGCAGCAGCACGCAGAAGCTCGCGGCCGACTATTCCTGGCTCGACGTGCATGCCCTGTGCGCTGATTTCAGCGATGAGCTGCACCTGCCGGAAGGCTTCGACAGCAGCTGCCCGCTGGCCTTCTTCCCCGGCTCGAGCATCGGCAACTTCACCCCGACCCAGGCGCAGCAGTTCCTCACCCGCTTGCACAGCCTGCTGCCGGTCGGCGGCGGCCTGCTGGTCGGCGTCGACCTGGTCAAGGACAAGGCCGTGCTCGAAGCCGCCTACAACGATGCCGCCGGCGTCACCGCGGCCTTCAACCTGAACCTGCTCGAGCGCATTCGCCGCGAGCTGGACAGCGATATCGACCCCGCACGCTTCAGCCACAAGGCGATCTTCAACGAAGGCCAGTCGCGCATCGAGATGCACCTGGTCAGCCGCGAGGCGCAGCAGGTGACGATCGAGGGCCGGCGCTTCCGCTTCGCCAAGGGCGAAACGCTGCACACCGAGAATTCCTACAAGTACAGCCTGCAATCCTTCGCCGCCCTCGCCCGCAGCGCCGGCTACACCAGCCTCGCGCAGTGGACCGACGCCGACCGCCTGTTCAGCGTGCATTACCTGCAGCGCACCGCCTGA
- a CDS encoding NADH-quinone oxidoreductase subunit A, producing MELLALSLIVTLMFIAGLALQRPWQRRLPAWPQRAPFLGGGLPDSHAWSRYHVRYYPMTLLLIAFEMEMMFMYPWAVVYVAEGMKALMEMGMFLAILSVGIVYAWREGVFRWQ from the coding sequence ATGGAGCTGCTCGCGCTTTCGCTCATCGTGACCCTCATGTTCATCGCCGGGCTCGCCTTGCAGCGGCCGTGGCAACGGCGCCTGCCGGCCTGGCCGCAGCGGGCGCCCTTCCTCGGTGGCGGCCTGCCCGACAGCCATGCGTGGAGCCGCTACCACGTGCGCTATTACCCGATGACGCTGCTGCTGATCGCCTTCGAGATGGAGATGATGTTCATGTACCCCTGGGCAGTGGTCTATGTCGCCGAGGGCATGAAGGCCCTGATGGAAATGGGCATGTTCCTCGCCATTCTCTCGGTGGGCATCGTCTACGCCTGGCGCGAGGGGGTGTTCCGGTGGCAATAG